From the Leucobacter tenebrionis genome, one window contains:
- a CDS encoding MBL fold metallo-hydrolase, with product MSRVETVATGAAGARIERLVTSGTFSLDGGTWDVDNNVWIVGDDAEAIVIDPAHDAAAVAAAVGDRRVHVILLTHGHDDHIRAAREAADLLGAPLCLNPADRMLWDAVYDDAPDREILNGDTFKVAGERLYARYTPGHSPGSTCFVSPTLGAVFTGDTLFQGGPGATGRSYSDFPTIIDSIRRELLTLPEETAVYTGHGDSTTIGAEKPHLDEWIARGH from the coding sequence GTGAGCAGGGTCGAGACCGTCGCGACCGGGGCTGCGGGCGCCCGGATCGAGCGCCTGGTCACGAGCGGCACCTTCTCGCTCGACGGCGGCACCTGGGATGTCGACAACAACGTGTGGATCGTGGGCGACGACGCCGAGGCGATCGTGATCGATCCGGCGCACGATGCCGCCGCGGTCGCCGCCGCGGTGGGGGATCGCCGGGTGCACGTGATCCTGCTCACCCACGGGCACGACGACCACATCCGTGCTGCGCGGGAGGCGGCGGATCTGCTGGGTGCGCCGCTGTGTCTGAACCCCGCGGACCGGATGCTCTGGGACGCGGTCTACGACGACGCACCCGACCGCGAGATCCTGAACGGCGACACGTTCAAGGTGGCCGGGGAGCGGCTGTACGCTCGTTACACGCCGGGCCACTCGCCCGGCTCCACCTGCTTCGTCTCGCCGACGCTCGGCGCCGTCTTCACCGGCGACACACTGTTCCAGGGCGGACCGGGTGCGACCGGTCGTTCGTACAGCGACTTCCCGACGATCATCGATTCGATCCGCCGCGAGCTGCTCACGCTCCCCGAGGAGACCGCGGTGTACACCGGCCACGGCGACAGCACCACGATCGGGGCCGAGAAGCCGCACCTCGACGAGTGGATCGCACGCGGGCACTGA
- a CDS encoding ABC transporter permease, which yields MTSTTRMIHLGRKERPKRGSLLLLIPGVASVVLLGILPLFIVARNSFAVADDYGGITGGFTIEHYAKLLDPVYSKTLLFSLGLGLLNTVVCIVVGYLTSYYIVSRPEGRQGLLLLLIIIPFWTDFLVRTFAWITILGSGGPIAGLLGIFGITGFSMIPSNVAVVLGLLYAFLPTAIFPIYASMRSIDPSLKEAATDLGCTWWGVHRRVILPLSRPGILGAALLTFIPTMGVFVIPVLLGGGKDPLVGNLIVTLYTEFRNQPMGAAVSMVLLVLMVLSMGLIGLLMKRTSNKKGA from the coding sequence GTGACATCGACGACACGCATGATTCACCTTGGCCGGAAGGAACGGCCGAAGCGTGGATCGCTGCTGCTGCTCATCCCGGGAGTGGCATCGGTGGTGCTGCTCGGGATCCTTCCGCTGTTCATCGTGGCACGGAACAGTTTCGCGGTCGCCGACGACTACGGAGGGATCACGGGCGGCTTCACGATCGAGCACTACGCCAAACTGCTCGATCCCGTCTACTCGAAGACGCTGCTGTTCTCGCTCGGCCTCGGTCTGCTGAACACCGTCGTGTGCATCGTGGTCGGCTACCTGACCTCGTACTACATCGTCTCGCGGCCCGAGGGCAGACAGGGCCTGCTCCTGCTGCTCATCATCATCCCCTTCTGGACGGACTTCCTCGTTCGCACCTTCGCGTGGATCACGATCCTCGGATCCGGAGGCCCCATAGCCGGACTGCTCGGGATATTCGGGATCACCGGGTTCTCGATGATCCCGAGCAACGTCGCGGTCGTCCTCGGTCTGCTGTACGCCTTCTTGCCGACCGCGATCTTCCCGATCTACGCGTCCATGCGATCGATCGACCCCTCGCTCAAGGAGGCCGCGACGGACCTCGGCTGCACCTGGTGGGGTGTGCACCGGCGGGTGATCCTGCCGCTCAGCCGCCCGGGGATCCTCGGCGCCGCTCTGCTCACCTTCATCCCGACGATGGGCGTCTTCGTGATCCCGGTGCTGCTCGGCGGGGGGAAGGATCCGCTCGTCGGCAACCTGATCGTCACGCTCTACACCGAGTTCCGCAATCAGCCGATGGGCGCGGCCGTATCGATGGTGCTGCTGGTGCTCATGGTGCTCTCGATGGGCCTGATCGGGCTCCTGATGAAGCGCACGTCGAACAAGAAAGGGGCGTAG
- a CDS encoding APC family permease, producing MEKHTLDNATDTGHIHVGKGLNEGALGVVGSTVIGLASTAPLYSLAATLGYVILAVGAQAPLVFIIACVPMIFAAFAYQELNREMPDCGTTFVWGTKGFGPVVGWIGGWAVAVSAIMVLANVGEITGKYFWLLLGNQEFADNRVIVVATSVVFMAIMTFVSTIGVQMGERLQMVLMTIQIVAMVLFGVLALWHALDGSNPGSIAFDWQWFNPAELTSCSGFIEAVLLALFIYWGWDTCLALNEETKNPRKTPGRAALSSIVVLIVLYVGISVAVMMFAGFGDTGYGLTNPESLDDVFSVLGGALFGPWGWFLILGVMLSAASSTQTTILPTARGTLSMAVYRALPAKFAELHPKFKTPWFSTTLMGAAAIIYYVGMSILSEDMLADSLTSMGLAVALYYAITSFACVWYFRGTLRDSARNLWMRGILPGLGGLMLTYAFVQSAIDMWSTDYSETVLLGVGGAFVIGIGAILLGFVLMGIWWLRPNAKPFFRGESLNRDTPVLVPDE from the coding sequence ATGGAGAAACACACACTGGACAACGCCACCGACACCGGGCACATACACGTCGGAAAGGGGCTCAACGAGGGCGCGCTCGGCGTGGTCGGATCGACCGTCATCGGGCTGGCGTCGACCGCGCCGCTCTACTCGCTCGCGGCGACGCTCGGGTACGTGATCCTCGCCGTCGGCGCCCAGGCTCCGCTCGTCTTCATCATCGCCTGCGTTCCGATGATCTTCGCGGCCTTCGCCTATCAGGAGCTCAACCGCGAGATGCCCGACTGCGGCACGACCTTCGTGTGGGGCACGAAGGGCTTCGGCCCCGTGGTCGGTTGGATCGGCGGCTGGGCGGTCGCGGTCTCGGCGATCATGGTCCTGGCGAACGTGGGCGAGATCACCGGCAAGTACTTCTGGCTGCTGCTCGGCAACCAGGAGTTCGCCGACAACCGGGTGATCGTGGTCGCGACCTCGGTCGTGTTCATGGCGATCATGACGTTCGTGAGCACGATCGGCGTGCAGATGGGCGAGCGACTGCAGATGGTGCTCATGACCATCCAGATCGTTGCGATGGTGCTCTTCGGAGTGCTCGCCCTGTGGCACGCGCTCGACGGCAGCAACCCGGGATCCATCGCCTTCGACTGGCAGTGGTTCAACCCGGCCGAGCTCACCTCCTGTTCGGGGTTTATCGAGGCGGTGCTGCTCGCGCTCTTCATCTACTGGGGCTGGGACACCTGTCTGGCGCTCAACGAGGAGACGAAGAACCCCCGGAAGACCCCTGGCCGCGCCGCGCTCTCGAGCATCGTGGTGCTCATCGTGCTCTACGTCGGCATCTCGGTTGCGGTGATGATGTTCGCGGGCTTCGGCGACACCGGCTACGGCCTCACCAACCCGGAGAGCCTCGACGACGTGTTCTCGGTGCTGGGCGGTGCCCTCTTCGGCCCGTGGGGCTGGTTCCTGATCCTCGGCGTGATGCTCTCGGCGGCATCGTCGACGCAGACGACGATCCTGCCCACCGCCCGCGGCACGCTCTCGATGGCGGTCTATCGGGCGCTGCCCGCGAAGTTCGCCGAGCTGCACCCCAAGTTCAAGACGCCGTGGTTCTCGACCACGCTCATGGGCGCCGCCGCGATCATCTACTACGTCGGCATGTCGATCCTCTCCGAGGACATGCTCGCCGACTCGCTCACCTCGATGGGCCTCGCGGTCGCCCTCTACTACGCGATCACCTCGTTCGCGTGCGTCTGGTACTTCCGCGGCACACTACGCGACAGCGCACGCAACCTCTGGATGCGCGGGATCCTGCCCGGTCTCGGCGGGCTGATGCTCACCTACGCCTTCGTGCAGTCGGCGATCGACATGTGGAGCACCGACTACAGCGAGACGGTGCTGCTTGGGGTCGGCGGCGCGTTCGTGATCGGGATCGGCGCGATCCTGCTGGGCTTCGTGCTCATGGGCATCTGGTGGCTGCGACCGAACGCGAAGCCGTTCTTCCGCGGCGAGAGCCTGAACCGCGACACTCCGGTGCTCGTGCCCGACGAGTGA
- a CDS encoding DEAD/DEAH box helicase has translation MTDTTAPTFESLGVPAPIAHALDKNGKTSPFPIQRDTLPDTLAGRDVLGRGRTGSGKTIAFGIPLVANLAADAAAKRRPSRPRGIVLAPTRELVTQIAETVKMLADPVGVKVTTIFGGIPQRRQEAALEAGVDIVVAAPGRLDDLMKQGLVHLDGVEITVLDEADHMADMGFLPVVTRILNKTPKVGQRLLFSATLDNGVDNIVKKYLHDPILHSVDSAESPVPQLTHHVFEVAGKAQKDALIEALASGTARRIFFTRMKHQAKKLAKQLTAAGIPAVELQGNLSQNARDRNLAEFVSGDAKVLVATDVAARGVHVDGVDLVVHVDPPVEHKAYLHRSGRTARAGNEGDVVTLVLPEQRGEMKQIMRAAKIRVTPKQVDPMARNVDPEVLSLIGEVAPRVDPRETERKRAEAQAAQQRAAGHAPAGEGKSTGANAKRKRSRGGRGRSGGQGSASGGQERSGQPQSRNGQGGQRQRTDRGGAQQGGSQQGGGRGRSTQQGGRGQGGQSQGSQSQGGDAPRGQRRSGRRAQGGAIYSTSSAM, from the coding sequence GTGACCGACACCACTGCACCCACGTTCGAATCGCTCGGCGTTCCCGCGCCCATTGCGCACGCGCTCGACAAGAACGGCAAGACCTCCCCGTTCCCGATCCAGCGCGACACGCTGCCCGACACGCTCGCCGGCCGCGACGTGCTCGGCCGCGGCCGCACCGGCTCGGGCAAGACGATCGCCTTCGGCATCCCGCTCGTCGCGAACCTCGCCGCCGATGCGGCCGCGAAGCGCCGACCCAGCCGCCCCCGCGGCATCGTGCTCGCACCGACCCGCGAGCTCGTCACCCAGATCGCCGAGACCGTCAAGATGCTCGCCGACCCGGTCGGCGTCAAGGTGACCACCATCTTCGGCGGCATCCCCCAGCGCCGCCAGGAGGCCGCGCTCGAGGCAGGCGTCGACATCGTCGTGGCGGCTCCGGGCCGCCTCGACGACCTCATGAAGCAGGGCCTCGTGCACCTCGACGGCGTCGAGATCACCGTGCTCGACGAGGCCGATCACATGGCCGACATGGGCTTCCTGCCCGTCGTCACGCGCATCCTCAACAAGACCCCGAAGGTCGGCCAGCGCCTGCTCTTCAGCGCGACCCTCGACAACGGGGTCGACAACATCGTCAAGAAGTACCTGCACGACCCGATCCTGCACTCCGTCGACAGCGCCGAGAGCCCCGTACCCCAGCTCACCCACCACGTCTTCGAGGTGGCGGGCAAGGCGCAGAAGGACGCGCTCATCGAGGCGCTCGCGAGCGGCACCGCGCGGCGCATCTTCTTCACCCGCATGAAGCACCAGGCCAAGAAGCTCGCGAAGCAGCTCACGGCCGCCGGCATCCCCGCGGTCGAGCTGCAGGGCAACCTGTCGCAGAACGCCCGCGACCGCAACCTGGCCGAGTTCGTTTCGGGCGACGCGAAGGTGCTCGTCGCGACCGACGTCGCCGCCCGCGGAGTGCACGTCGACGGCGTCGATCTGGTGGTGCACGTCGATCCGCCCGTCGAGCACAAGGCGTACCTGCACCGCTCCGGCCGCACCGCTCGCGCCGGCAACGAGGGCGACGTCGTCACCCTCGTGCTGCCCGAGCAGCGCGGCGAGATGAAGCAGATCATGCGCGCCGCGAAGATCCGGGTCACCCCCAAGCAGGTGGACCCCATGGCTCGGAACGTCGATCCCGAGGTCCTCTCGCTCATCGGCGAGGTCGCGCCGCGCGTCGACCCGCGCGAGACCGAGCGCAAGCGCGCCGAGGCCCAGGCCGCGCAGCAGCGCGCCGCCGGGCACGCCCCCGCCGGCGAGGGCAAGTCGACGGGCGCCAATGCGAAGCGCAAGCGCTCGCGCGGCGGCCGCGGGCGTAGCGGCGGGCAGGGGTCGGCGTCGGGCGGCCAGGAGCGCTCGGGCCAGCCCCAGTCCCGGAACGGCCAGGGCGGCCAGCGCCAGCGCACCGATCGCGGCGGCGCTCAGCAGGGCGGCTCCCAGCAGGGCGGCGGGCGGGGCCGTTCGACCCAGCAGGGCGGCCGCGGCCAGGGCGGCCAGTCGCAGGGGTCGCAGTCGCAGGGCGGCGACGCCCCGCGCGGGCAGCGCCGCAGCGGGCGCCGCGCTCAGGGCGGGGCGATCTACTCGACCAGCTCCGCGATGTAG
- a CDS encoding ATP-binding protein gives MGRITIRDFHDDDLDAVVQLWWEARSSAEQPVYSLAEVTASCREDHAVVAVRDEKVVAAAVGRAAHAQGWVVFFGVAEESRSGNVSGALLDALERKMAPLGLSTLSVLMPEGSRLDLLTSNGFQVRHSLRYLERQMPVQRRELDLLKDVGGRILPRHLWENVAGMRREKQLLEERLVAPLAQPDLADRYGVVPPHAVMLFGPPGTGKTTFAKAVASRLDWPFVEVFPSRLGDGKTSMAASLRGIFEQIGELEHGVVFIDEVEEIASQRSDPPTPTQGVTNELLKIVADFRAREGLLLVCATNFVRGLDAAFLRHGRFDYVLPIGLPDEEAREAIWRRYVPPQVATGIDFARLVSESAGLTPADIEYAARRASQEALARALRAPEDAARSRTDLSTDDYLAALAVTRATVSEEQLTTFLEDIETLARL, from the coding sequence ATGGGACGCATCACGATCCGGGATTTCCACGACGACGACCTCGACGCGGTCGTGCAGCTCTGGTGGGAGGCGCGATCCTCGGCCGAGCAGCCGGTGTACTCGCTCGCCGAGGTGACCGCCTCCTGCCGCGAGGATCACGCGGTGGTCGCCGTGCGCGACGAGAAGGTCGTGGCCGCGGCGGTGGGGCGGGCCGCACACGCGCAGGGCTGGGTCGTGTTCTTCGGGGTCGCCGAGGAATCGCGCTCGGGCAATGTCTCGGGGGCGCTGCTCGACGCCCTCGAGCGCAAGATGGCGCCGCTGGGCCTCTCGACGCTGTCGGTGCTGATGCCCGAGGGCAGCCGCCTCGACCTGCTCACGTCGAACGGGTTCCAGGTGCGGCACAGCCTGCGCTATCTCGAGCGGCAGATGCCGGTGCAGAGGCGCGAGCTCGATCTGCTGAAGGACGTGGGCGGCAGGATCCTGCCCCGCCATCTGTGGGAGAACGTCGCCGGCATGCGCCGCGAGAAGCAGCTGCTCGAGGAGCGCCTCGTGGCCCCGCTCGCGCAGCCCGACCTGGCGGATCGCTACGGCGTCGTGCCGCCGCACGCCGTGATGCTGTTCGGCCCTCCCGGCACCGGCAAGACGACGTTCGCGAAGGCCGTCGCCTCGAGGCTCGACTGGCCCTTCGTGGAGGTCTTCCCCTCGCGTCTGGGTGACGGGAAGACGAGCATGGCGGCGTCGCTACGCGGTATCTTCGAGCAGATCGGCGAGCTCGAGCACGGGGTCGTGTTCATCGACGAGGTCGAGGAGATCGCGTCGCAGCGGAGCGATCCGCCCACTCCGACGCAGGGTGTGACGAACGAGCTGCTCAAGATCGTCGCCGATTTCCGGGCGCGCGAGGGCCTGTTGCTCGTGTGCGCCACGAACTTCGTGCGCGGTCTCGACGCCGCGTTCCTGCGCCACGGCCGGTTCGACTACGTGCTGCCGATCGGGCTGCCCGACGAGGAGGCGCGCGAGGCGATCTGGCGGCGGTACGTGCCCCCGCAGGTCGCGACCGGCATCGATTTCGCGAGGCTGGTCTCCGAGAGCGCGGGGCTCACTCCCGCCGATATCGAGTACGCGGCCAGGCGGGCGTCGCAGGAGGCGCTCGCGCGGGCGCTGCGCGCGCCGGAAGACGCGGCCCGATCCCGCACCGACCTCTCGACCGACGACTACCTGGCGGCGCTCGCCGTGACGCGCGCGACGGTGTCGGAAGAGCAGCTGACGACCTTCCTGGAGGATATCGAGACGCTCGCGCGGTTGTAG
- a CDS encoding NAD-dependent succinate-semialdehyde dehydrogenase, with the protein MGTFAVINPATGETVAEYPDATAEEIEAGLASAQKAYKEWARKTTVAERAALAKRAAELFEERKDELGAIINREMGKPLDQSVGEAEFSGAITAAFADNAEKWLADEELEVEDGLKTFLRFQGTGVILGIMPWNYPYYQVARFAVPNLILGNTIILKHAAQCPESALALEKLFRDAGFPEGAYVNVFATHEQIEGIIADDRIQGVSLTGSERAGAIVAEQAGRALKKCVLELGGSDVFLVLDTDDLDHAVEHAVGGRMENTGQACNGSKRIVVMDKYFDEFKEKFVAAIGGQSYGDDFGPLSSAQATKTLTTQVQGAIDQGAEVLVGDNNPEGNLYKPTVLSGITPSMDVYSQELFGPVAQLYKVSSDEEAIELANSSPYGLGSVVICDDLERAEQVGNQLDVGMVFIGAAGLEGADVPFGGVKKSGYGRELGKVGMLEFANKKLFRFAAK; encoded by the coding sequence ATGGGCACCTTCGCCGTAATCAATCCGGCCACGGGCGAGACCGTCGCCGAGTACCCCGACGCGACGGCCGAAGAGATCGAGGCCGGCCTGGCTTCGGCTCAGAAGGCCTACAAGGAATGGGCTCGGAAGACCACGGTCGCCGAGCGAGCCGCGCTGGCGAAGCGCGCTGCCGAGCTCTTCGAGGAGCGTAAGGACGAGCTGGGCGCGATCATCAATCGCGAGATGGGCAAGCCGCTCGACCAGTCCGTCGGCGAGGCGGAGTTCTCCGGCGCCATCACCGCGGCATTCGCCGACAACGCCGAGAAGTGGCTGGCCGATGAGGAGCTCGAGGTCGAGGACGGCCTGAAGACCTTCCTCCGCTTCCAGGGCACCGGCGTGATCCTCGGCATCATGCCGTGGAACTACCCGTACTACCAGGTCGCCCGCTTCGCGGTGCCGAACCTGATCCTCGGCAACACCATCATCCTGAAGCACGCCGCGCAGTGCCCCGAGTCCGCTCTCGCGCTCGAGAAGCTCTTCCGCGACGCGGGCTTCCCCGAGGGCGCCTACGTGAACGTGTTCGCGACGCACGAGCAGATCGAGGGCATCATCGCCGACGACCGCATCCAGGGCGTCTCGCTGACCGGCTCGGAGCGCGCGGGCGCGATCGTCGCCGAGCAGGCCGGCCGCGCACTGAAGAAGTGCGTGCTCGAGCTGGGCGGCTCGGACGTGTTCCTGGTGCTCGACACCGACGATCTCGACCACGCGGTCGAGCACGCCGTGGGCGGTCGCATGGAGAACACCGGTCAGGCCTGCAACGGCTCCAAGCGCATCGTGGTCATGGACAAGTACTTCGACGAGTTCAAGGAGAAGTTCGTCGCGGCGATCGGCGGGCAGAGCTACGGCGACGACTTCGGCCCGCTGTCGTCGGCTCAGGCCACCAAGACCCTCACCACGCAGGTGCAGGGTGCGATCGACCAGGGTGCCGAGGTGCTCGTGGGAGACAACAACCCCGAGGGCAACCTCTACAAGCCGACCGTGCTGTCGGGCATCACGCCCTCGATGGACGTCTACAGCCAGGAGCTCTTCGGCCCGGTCGCGCAGCTCTACAAGGTGTCGAGCGACGAGGAGGCGATCGAGCTCGCCAACTCCTCGCCCTACGGCCTCGGTTCCGTCGTGATCTGCGACGATCTCGAGCGCGCGGAGCAGGTCGGCAACCAGCTCGACGTGGGCATGGTGTTCATCGGCGCCGCCGGCCTCGAGGGCGCTGACGTGCCCTTCGGCGGCGTGAAGAAGTCGGGCTACGGACGCGAGCTCGGCAAGGTCGGCATGCTCGAGTTCGCCAACAAGAAGCTCTTCCGCTTCGCGGCGAAGTAG
- a CDS encoding FAD-dependent oxidoreductase encodes MTEKDRPFERIVVGGGAMGLATAWQLAQRGVRVVMLERFEPGHTRGASHGATRNMNNAYAEAHYLDLYDDSLRLYRELERRSGRELLALRGLVTHGDERKVLSAYEALRARGAAAEMVSAATARERWPGLRFDTDALVNREAGRIDAAATLETLDALARSAGAELLYGHRVLGIEPGSPGVVVHAEAADGERIEFSADGAVVAAGAWTESLLGDLVELPRLTVTEEHPAHFAIKPGFEGADWPSFNHFLHASGPQGNRGNVYGMLTPGEGVKVGFHATGERIDPDARPFRATDEARSRLREHVSEWFPGLDPDSAQEISCTYTSTESERFVLDRSGALTVGAGFSGQGFKFVPAIGRVLADATMGDALPPAAFRIAAHG; translated from the coding sequence ATGACCGAGAAGGATCGGCCGTTCGAGCGCATCGTCGTCGGCGGCGGTGCGATGGGCTTGGCGACCGCGTGGCAGCTCGCGCAGCGCGGCGTGCGGGTCGTGATGCTCGAGCGATTCGAGCCCGGGCATACCCGCGGTGCGTCCCATGGAGCCACGCGCAACATGAACAACGCCTACGCCGAGGCGCACTATCTCGACCTCTACGACGACTCGCTGCGGCTCTACCGCGAGCTCGAGCGGCGGTCCGGGCGCGAACTGCTGGCGCTGCGGGGCCTGGTGACCCACGGTGACGAGCGCAAGGTGCTGAGCGCGTACGAGGCGCTGCGCGCACGCGGAGCAGCCGCCGAGATGGTGAGCGCCGCGACGGCCCGCGAGCGGTGGCCCGGCCTGCGCTTCGACACGGACGCGCTCGTGAACCGGGAGGCCGGGCGCATCGACGCGGCCGCCACCCTCGAGACGCTCGATGCGCTCGCGCGGAGCGCGGGCGCCGAACTGCTCTACGGCCATCGGGTGCTCGGGATCGAGCCCGGATCCCCGGGCGTGGTGGTGCACGCCGAGGCCGCCGACGGCGAGCGGATCGAGTTCTCGGCCGATGGCGCGGTCGTCGCGGCCGGGGCCTGGACCGAGTCTCTGCTGGGAGACCTCGTGGAGCTGCCGCGGCTCACCGTCACCGAGGAGCACCCTGCGCACTTCGCGATCAAGCCCGGCTTCGAGGGCGCCGACTGGCCGTCCTTCAACCACTTCCTCCACGCGTCCGGCCCGCAGGGCAACCGCGGCAACGTCTACGGCATGCTCACGCCGGGCGAGGGGGTGAAGGTCGGTTTTCATGCGACGGGGGAGCGGATCGACCCCGACGCACGCCCCTTCCGCGCCACCGACGAGGCGCGCAGCCGACTGCGCGAGCACGTGTCGGAGTGGTTTCCCGGCCTCGATCCCGATTCCGCCCAGGAGATCAGCTGCACCTACACGTCGACCGAGAGCGAGCGCTTCGTGCTCGACCGCAGCGGCGCGCTCACCGTGGGCGCGGGCTTCTCGGGCCAGGGCTTCAAGTTCGTGCCAGCCATCGGCCGGGTGCTGGCCGACGCGACGATGGGCGACGCGCTGCCGCCCGCGGCTTTTCGCATCGCCGCGCACGGGTGA
- a CDS encoding MFS transporter, whose protein sequence is MGIYGALAQQPGVVRVLVSQLLARFPFGMLSIILLLHIQLAFGDFTSAGIVLAAQSIGQAISGPLSGRIMGRFGMRPVLASTSLICTALLVTIAFVHLPLATVAGIAFLIGVTTPPVTPAVRTLYPKLVPSKQLSALFSLDASAQEIIWVLGPVVAVFVSSQFGTTAGLCVAAGFMLLGGAWFIMSPAVGSVKLKPSKHRFGAVLRYPTVVISTVVGLFFVASMSAVEAGVVAAFAGDGHDGSGGHGSIESGIVLALFAGGSLVGGLLMGHREMRPWSLALRIGIVLAGMLAAMVSLNIWWLSIVLFLGGLGTAPAFAALSNIVASTVKFSETAEAYGWVGMGQLVGVAMGSALGGVAIDVMNARGAILVAALMLLTAALISLASVRWIPDLKGRTIEPPPETGTLSIPLN, encoded by the coding sequence ATGGGTATTTACGGGGCATTGGCGCAACAACCGGGGGTCGTCCGCGTACTGGTTTCGCAGCTGCTCGCCCGGTTCCCGTTCGGAATGCTCTCGATCATTCTGCTGCTGCACATCCAGTTGGCCTTCGGCGACTTCACGTCGGCGGGCATCGTCCTGGCGGCGCAGAGCATCGGGCAGGCCATCTCGGGCCCGCTCAGCGGACGCATCATGGGCCGCTTCGGCATGCGCCCCGTACTGGCGTCGACCTCGCTCATCTGCACGGCGCTGCTGGTGACGATCGCGTTCGTGCACCTGCCGCTCGCGACCGTGGCGGGTATCGCCTTCCTCATCGGCGTGACCACGCCTCCGGTCACCCCGGCCGTGCGCACGCTGTACCCGAAGCTGGTGCCCAGCAAGCAGCTGTCCGCCCTGTTCTCGCTCGACGCGTCGGCACAGGAGATCATCTGGGTGCTCGGCCCGGTCGTGGCGGTGTTCGTCTCCTCGCAGTTCGGGACGACGGCCGGCCTCTGCGTCGCAGCCGGTTTCATGCTGCTCGGCGGCGCCTGGTTCATCATGAGCCCGGCCGTCGGGTCCGTGAAACTGAAGCCCTCGAAGCACCGCTTCGGTGCCGTGCTGCGTTATCCGACCGTGGTCATCTCGACCGTGGTCGGCCTCTTCTTCGTCGCATCCATGTCGGCGGTCGAGGCGGGCGTCGTCGCGGCCTTCGCCGGTGACGGGCACGACGGATCCGGGGGCCACGGCAGCATCGAATCGGGCATCGTGCTCGCGCTCTTCGCCGGCGGGTCGCTCGTCGGCGGCCTGCTCATGGGACACCGCGAGATGCGCCCCTGGTCGCTCGCGCTCCGCATCGGCATCGTGCTGGCCGGCATGCTCGCCGCGATGGTGAGCCTGAACATCTGGTGGCTGAGCATCGTGCTCTTCCTCGGCGGCCTCGGCACGGCGCCCGCGTTCGCGGCGCTGTCGAACATCGTCGCGTCGACCGTGAAGTTCTCCGAGACGGCCGAGGCGTACGGCTGGGTCGGCATGGGCCAGCTGGTGGGCGTCGCGATGGGCTCCGCGCTCGGCGGTGTGGCGATCGACGTGATGAACGCCCGCGGCGCGATCCTGGTGGCGGCGCTGATGCTGCTGACCGCGGCGCTGATCTCGCTCGCCTCGGTCCGCTGGATTCCGGATCTCAAGGGCCGCACCATCGAGCCGCCTCCCGAGACCGGCACGCTCTCGATCCCGCTCAACTAG
- a CDS encoding DUF4349 domain-containing protein gives MKRRLPLALALAALIMIPLSACSALSGTSGGSDTMRGEPSARSEADPGVSGGEAGDMAAPSVDDTPESRAERSVIRTGDLALEVDDPADAAERVAEVAEQQGGSVQSSNVYRASGEVAAGADVTLRVPEDRIDETFDALSEVGTVLSQSRSELDVTTEHVDLRARVAALESSVERLTELMAGAATTSELLEAEAALSQRQQDLDGLRAQLKSLEGQVSEATIDVSLRTRSALPGGGPSNFWEGLLAGIGSLGTAGAGALVLAGILLPWLAVAAVLAVAVLLIVRAAHRRRSRKADTAPAAPAAAAPAPAARTASGPDQRTDHPPASAASSSEP, from the coding sequence ATGAAGCGACGTCTCCCCCTCGCCCTGGCACTCGCCGCCCTGATCATGATCCCACTGAGCGCCTGCTCGGCACTCTCCGGCACGAGCGGCGGATCCGATACGATGCGGGGCGAGCCGTCCGCGCGCTCCGAAGCCGATCCGGGGGTCTCCGGCGGTGAGGCCGGGGACATGGCGGCGCCCTCCGTCGACGACACCCCGGAGAGCCGGGCCGAGCGCTCGGTGATCCGCACCGGCGACCTCGCGCTCGAGGTGGACGACCCGGCCGACGCCGCGGAACGGGTCGCCGAGGTCGCGGAGCAGCAGGGCGGCAGCGTGCAGTCGTCGAACGTGTATCGCGCGAGCGGGGAGGTCGCTGCCGGCGCCGACGTCACCCTGCGGGTGCCCGAGGATCGCATCGACGAGACCTTCGACGCGCTCTCCGAGGTGGGCACGGTGCTGTCGCAGAGCCGCTCCGAGCTCGACGTCACGACCGAGCACGTAGACCTGCGCGCCCGCGTCGCGGCCCTCGAGAGCTCGGTGGAGCGCCTCACCGAGCTGATGGCGGGGGCGGCGACCACGAGCGAGCTGCTCGAGGCCGAGGCCGCGCTGTCGCAGCGCCAGCAGGATCTGGACGGGCTGCGCGCGCAGTTGAAGTCGCTCGAGGGACAGGTCTCCGAGGCCACGATCGACGTCTCTCTCCGGACCAGGTCCGCCCTGCCCGGCGGCGGCCCGTCGAACTTCTGGGAGGGGCTGCTCGCAGGCATCGGCTCGCTCGGCACCGCGGGTGCCGGAGCACTCGTGCTCGCCGGTATCCTGCTCCCCTGGCTGGCCGTCGCCGCCGTGCTCGCGGTCGCGGTGCTGCTCATCGTGCGGGCGGCGCACCGCCGCCGGAGCCGCAAGGCCGATACCGCACCCGCAGCGCCCGCAGCCGCAGCGCCCGCACCGGCCGCGCGGACGGCCTCAGGCCCGGACCAGCGAACGGATCATCCCCCGGCCTCCGCAGCGTCGAGCAGCGAGCCGTAG